A stretch of Mucilaginibacter terrae DNA encodes these proteins:
- a CDS encoding HAD family hydrolase, producing the protein MNIDLKSKYDSIIFDLDGTLWDSTANVATAWQKAKEEVDYVKDDITQQTVRSITGMAYDAIFEKLFPYLEPQVREEFKARCAKYELEVLNQKGGELYPRLKETLDYLKTNYKLFVVSNCQCGYIETFLRLNDMEDTFAGHQCFGTKGQPKFQNILDVVHDYNLKAPVYVGDTQGDYDSATKAGVPIIFANYGFGQTNDEPVAVINQFAELKKIL; encoded by the coding sequence ATGAATATCGATTTAAAAAGCAAATACGACAGCATCATCTTTGACCTTGACGGCACCCTTTGGGATTCGACCGCAAACGTGGCCACTGCCTGGCAAAAGGCCAAAGAAGAGGTTGATTATGTTAAAGACGATATAACCCAACAAACGGTACGCTCCATAACCGGTATGGCTTACGACGCCATTTTTGAAAAGCTTTTCCCTTATCTTGAGCCCCAGGTGCGTGAGGAATTTAAAGCACGCTGCGCCAAATACGAATTGGAGGTGCTTAACCAAAAAGGCGGCGAGTTGTATCCCCGGCTTAAAGAAACCCTGGATTACCTGAAAACCAATTATAAACTGTTTGTGGTAAGCAATTGCCAATGCGGATATATTGAAACCTTTTTAAGATTAAATGATATGGAAGATACATTTGCGGGCCACCAGTGCTTTGGCACCAAAGGGCAACCCAAGTTTCAGAACATATTAGATGTAGTGCATGATTATAACCTGAAAGCCCCTGTTTACGTAGGCGATACCCAGGGCGATTATGACAGCGCTACCAAAGCCGGTGTACCAATTATTTTTGCCAACTACGGCTTTGGCCAAACCAATGATGAGCCGGTGGCTGTCATCAATCAATTTGCTGAGTTGAAAAAGATTTTATAA
- a CDS encoding metallophosphoesterase: MLAAASIILDIYVYTGIKVLLAGVKPPVKRVVAAAHFIVNIGVMLALLWGLNSATKPPGMTIIHQWLLSVFITLLVTKVVFSLVLFVSDIYRMIAGLINRFKNNHKPKKALPTRRRFVSEAGLLLASVPLTSFIYAMVKGKYDYKVHRHTLYFEDLPEAFDGFTITQLSDIHSGSFDNAEAMQRGIDLANAQKSDLFVFTGDLVNNVATEIEPYIHRFKQLKAPYGKFSVLGNHDYGDYIKWPSDAAKTANMSALFDHHKEMGFKLMLDESIELNKDGQSITLIGVQNWGSSFIKAGNLDKALDGVQAKAFKVLLSHDPTHWEKIVRYHPSHVHLTLSGHTHGAQFGVETDKFRWSPVKYRYLNWAGLMIENGRNLYVNRGFGFLAFSGRLGIWPEITVLELKKGTATKPSTEVRA; the protein is encoded by the coding sequence ATGTTAGCAGCAGCCAGTATTATACTTGATATATATGTATACACCGGTATAAAAGTTCTTTTAGCAGGAGTAAAACCACCGGTAAAACGAGTGGTTGCGGCTGCACATTTCATAGTAAATATTGGGGTAATGCTGGCCCTGCTTTGGGGGCTTAACAGTGCTACCAAACCTCCGGGTATGACAATTATACACCAGTGGTTGCTTAGTGTTTTTATAACGCTGCTGGTAACCAAAGTTGTGTTTTCGTTGGTGTTGTTTGTTAGTGATATTTACAGGATGATAGCCGGGCTCATCAACCGCTTTAAAAATAACCATAAGCCCAAAAAAGCTTTACCTACCCGTAGGCGCTTTGTAAGCGAAGCAGGATTGTTACTGGCTTCGGTGCCCTTAACGTCGTTTATATACGCTATGGTTAAAGGCAAATATGATTACAAGGTGCATCGCCATACCTTGTATTTTGAAGATTTGCCCGAGGCTTTTGACGGCTTTACCATTACCCAGCTATCTGATATTCATTCCGGAAGTTTTGATAATGCCGAGGCCATGCAGCGCGGGATTGATCTGGCTAATGCTCAGAAATCGGACTTGTTTGTGTTTACCGGCGATCTGGTTAACAATGTGGCCACCGAAATTGAACCTTACATCCATCGTTTTAAACAATTAAAAGCACCTTATGGTAAGTTTTCGGTGTTGGGCAATCATGATTATGGCGATTATATAAAATGGCCGAGCGATGCGGCTAAAACAGCTAACATGTCGGCCTTATTTGATCATCATAAGGAAATGGGTTTTAAACTCATGCTTGACGAAAGTATTGAACTCAATAAAGATGGCCAGTCTATCACACTTATAGGCGTACAAAACTGGGGGAGCTCGTTTATAAAAGCGGGCAACCTTGATAAAGCGCTGGACGGTGTACAGGCTAAAGCTTTTAAAGTTTTGCTATCACACGATCCAACTCATTGGGAAAAAATTGTACGTTACCATCCATCACATGTGCATTTAACGCTTTCGGGCCACACGCATGGCGCGCAGTTTGGGGTGGAGACCGATAAATTCAGGTGGAGCCCGGTTAAATACCGCTATCTTAATTGGGCAGGGTTAATGATTGAAAACGGCCGAAATTTATACGTAAACCGTGGTTTTGGTTTCTTAGCCTTTTCAGGAAGATTAGGGATTTGGCCGGAGATTACGGTTTTAGAATTAAAGAAGGGCACCGCAACCAAGCCTTCAACAGAAGTGAGGGCCTAA